ATGCCAAACCAATACCATTCCCGCTGTACTGATCTCTTTGATGCAGCCGCTGGAACATATCAAAGATTCGTCCTGAATATTCACTGTCCATTCCAATTCCATTATCTTGAATTGAAATTACATGAAAATTCCCTGAAGGAGCTTGAACATCAAAAGCGGTGTTGCTTTGGGCTGAAATTATACGTGAGGAAATATTTACCGCAGGCTGTGCAGCATTAAATTTTAACGCATTATTTATTAAATTATAAAACAGCTGGCGCAGCTGCGTATCAATTCCATTAACAACCGGAAGCGGACTTAAATTTATAACTGCTTTTTTTTCTTCAATAATAAGGCTCAAATCGTCTAAAGTTTGTGTTGCAACATCATTAAGATCTATTTCTGCTGTAAATTTATCATGATTATTGACACGGGAGTAATTAAGAACATCTGAAATCAAATTAGATAATCTGCCGGCTGCCAGAGTAATTTTATCAAAATAATAAAGCGTTTTCTGCTGCTCTGTCAAATGTTCCGCTGCTCTTGAAATCATAATCATTATTTTTCGCAGCGGTTCCTGAAGATCATGACTTGTTATAAAGGCAAACTGTTCCAGTTCCTTGTTTTTGAATTTGAGTTTTGAGTTGGCACTTTCAAGTTCAAGCTGTATTTTTCTGAGCTCTGAATTATCCTTCAGCGTTTCAACTATCATTTTCTGGGCATTATTATTTACAAAATAAATAAGCCAGCTTCCTATAGAACCGTCTTCGGATTTATTTGGCATAATTGAAACATTATGCCAAATATAAATATCCTCTTTTTTAATACGGATATCAGCAGAAAAATCTCTTTTGTTTTTTTTGACATTGCTCCATCCTTCAATAATCAGCTGTACATCGTCATGATGTATGAATGCACCAAGGCTTTTTTTATCAAAAGAATGAAAAGGAAGTTTTAGGTAAATTTCAAATGCATTGTTTGCCAGCAGCACTATGTTTCGGTCATTGACGATGCAGATTAAAACAGGAATTGTATCAACAAGAGTTCTGTAGCGGTTTTCACTTTCTCCCAGTTTTTCTGAAAGCGCTACAAGCTCAATATTCTTTTTTCTGATTTCATCATAAGCAGAAATGGGCGGTTCATACTTGAAATAATCAACCAGAGTATTTATTTTGGCATCTGAAAGAAGCCCTGGTGACGGGACTTGATGGCTTAAAGTTGTTACCGATTTGTTGTCGGCATAATGGTACTCTATATTGCCTGATATTTTGGCGGCATATTTATAGGCTTCGGGGTTGCATTTTTTAAGATCGACTTTATCGGTAAGCACAGCCAATATTTCTTTGTGACTCGCTCTGATAATGTTGATTCCCAATACCAGCACCGAATTTTTTCCATTGGCAATGGAACATCTTGCCACTTCTGAAACAGCGGTAGAAAAACGGGTCTGTGACGATAAAGGCATGCCACACATTTCAGCGATTTTCATAGAACGCTTATGAGCCAATATGAGGTCCATTTCATTGTCAAGATTAATTTTTACAATTTCCTTCATAAAGCCTTAAATTATTTTTCCAACCAAAATTGTAGCATCATCAGTTCCCCTAACATTGTCTTTATACAAGGCAGAAGCAATAATAGCCGGACTCTGTTTAATTATAGAATTAAGTTCACTTAAATTCCATCTTGTTCTAAGCCCATCGCTGTGCATGATAATAATCTGATGCTTTTGATAGGGAACAACTGTGCTATTGAGCGTGCGGGGAATATTATGACCTATAATACCGTTATACGGGGTATACGTTTTGTTATCAAGTCCGTTATAGATACGTGTATTGATATTACCTATACCGCAGATATTCCAGCTTTCTGTTTCATAATCAACGGCAGCAATAGTCGCAACAAGTCCTCTGCTTTTTTTAACGTGCTCATGAACATATCGAAGCACTGCCACAGGATCATTTTCTGTACATTGCTTAAAAGATCTAATTGCTTGTTCAACTGCTTCGTGAGCATTTGCTCCGTGTCCTAATCCATCTCCAACAAAAATCTGAAAACCTTTTCTGGTATATTTAATATGATACCCGTCTCCGCATACTCGCTCGCCTGGATAATTTACGCTTAATGCTGACATATCCAACTTTGTAGTTGAATTTGGAATCGAAACATCGGGTTTATCACAGATTTTAATATATTGGACCGTTCCCCATCCGCGCATAGAATAAATCTGAAAATCATTGCTTAATCTCTTAATCGCACCAATGCCATGACCAAGTGTACTCGAGGTAGAATATCCGTCTTTCATTATTTTGGAAATATTGTCAATACCAGTTCCTTTATCCAGACAGTATATTTCTATTTCATTACAGCTCCCATGATTATGTGCTCTGTAAAGCAGATCTCCACCACCTGCATATTTAATAAGATTAGAAGTAAGTTCGGCAATAATAATATCAGTTTCAGCAGCTCTGTGCGGTTTGAAACCTAATTGAAGTGCTAAATTATGTATCTCTCGTTTAATAAAAGCGATAAGACTTCTATCGTCAATTTTGTAAACGGAAAAAGTATTATCCATTTTTCCACTTTATTATAGTTACGGTTGTACCGTTTCCTAATTGGGTTTGTATATCAAATTCATTTACCAGCCTTTTTGTGCCGGGCAGGCCAAGGCCTAAACTTTTTCCGGTGCTGTAACCGTCCTGCATAGCAAGAGTTATATCTTTTATGCCAGGCCCTTTGTCAATAAAAGTTACGCGTACACCTAGATCACGTCCGTTGGTTACAGATTCTATTATAACTTTCCCTCCTCCTCCGTACTTTAGAAGATTACGGACAAGTTCGCTTGTTGCAGTAATTAACTTGGTCTGATTTAAAATGCTCATTCCAATTTTTACACCATATTCCTTTACGCGGTTGCGCAATGGAACTACATCCTGCTCTTTTACTATAAGCAGTTCCTCTTTATTCGTTGCTGTCGTCATACGTCTGCTCCTCGTTATCGCCATTGTACATTTTCGCGCGAAGCAAATCCATGCCTTTCTCAACATTTAAGGCACTTATGACACCGTTTAAAGATAATCCAAGTTCAACCAGTGTAATAGCAACCGCAGGCTGCATACCAACCACTACTGTTTGGGCATCCATAATTTTTGACATAACCGCGATGTTTCCTAAAATTCTTCCCATAAAGGAATCAATAATAGAAACAGCAGATATATCAATTAAGACACCCTTTGAATTATGTTTATTTATAGTATTTATTAAATCAGATTCAAGATTTTCAGCCAATTGGTCATACAGATCGACCTGTATGGTAACCAGCAGAAAATCTCCCATCTTGAGTATTGGAATTCTTTCCATGTCAATAATCTTAATTCGTTATTTTCTTTTCACAACCGTAAGCTGAAGCATTTCAAAGGCTGTTTGAAGAGCACTTGCAAGTGAAGCTTTAGTAATAATTCCAGTAAGATCAATTCCTAAATGCACGACAGTTTGTGCAATTTCAGGACGAATACCGCTGATAATACACTCTGCTCCCATTAATCTTGTTGCGCTTACCGTTTTTATAAGATGCTGGGCTACAAGTGAATCTACCGCTGGCACACCTGAAATATCAAGTATGGCAATAGAACTGCCTGTATCAACAATCTGCTGTAAGAGATTTTCCATTACCACCTGTGTTCTGGAACTGTCAAGGGTTCCTATAATAGGAAGTGCTACAACACCATCCCAAACACGGATAACTGGTGTCGAAATCTCACTTATCTCGTCAATCTGTCTTGAAATAACATCTTCACGTCCTTTCATGTAAGATTCAAAAGTTAAGATTGTCATATTATCCAATAATTTGCCTAACTCCAAATTAGCGCTGTATAATTTTGACGAATCAGATTCTATTTCTGAAAGAATTCTAGAAGCTGACTCCTTAAAAGCAATCAAGTATTGTGCATTTTCGCGGGGAGAAAAACCGCGCCTGCCTCTCGAACTTGAAATTCCGATTAACAGATCGTGAACCTTTTCGAATTCATCTGAATCAGTATTTCCATTTGAATGCTGTAACACATCCAGTAAAAGGGCTGCGAACTCTTTTGATTCTTCTTCTTCTGTTGCTCCATCAGTAGAACCGCTTGCTTGTAAAAGCTCAGACCATGTAGTCAATAATTTGTTTTGGTGCTCTTTCAAGCTTGCCAGGAGATTGTTCTGCATTTGTTGTGATATTTGGATATTCATGTAAATGTAGACAATTAATTTAAGCAAAACTGTCTAAATTCAGAAAATACTTTGTAAAAAAAACACCTGTTAATTCTTTATATACAATTGGGTTTATTATTCTCCCGTCTGCATATGCGGAGCATCTACAGGTTTAGATTGAGAGGATCCAATCTGTCTCAGATAAATGGAAAAAATAACTATAGCAAATACCGACAGAAATTCGCTCTGCCAGTTCTGGAAAGACTCAAACCAAAACCGCGAATCTCCGATATATGCCGATGCAGTTTCCAGAGGCAAACCTTTTAATGCCAACTGTTCATTTTCATCTTTTAAACTTCCATAAAAATGTGAGGCCATTGAAATAAAAAACAATAAAAACAAGGCAATACTTAGAGAATGCTTGTACACAGCTAATATCCACCCTCCTTTTTTAACCGGCCATGGAACATTTTTTCTTTTATCTGATGGTTCTCTGTCAACTTCTTCCTGTTTATCTAAATCCTTAGATTCTGATGAACCTTTCTGCTGCAAAAAAATTGTCAATACCACTAACAAAGCCATCTGCAGAAATTCACTTTCCCAATTTTCAAATGTAGATTCTATAAAATGTCCTGTAGAGAAATACGAAAATAGAGTAATTTGCGGCGCACCGTCTTCTAAAAGATCTTTATTGTGCTCTGCAAATCCAAATAAAATCTGTCCCGCAAAAGAGGCTATAAATAATAGAAAGAAACAAATCGAAAGCCCATTATTGCGTAAAAATTTTTTCATGGTTTTAGGTGCAAATATTATATATTACTATTTATCTAAGTTATCTTCGGCGGGCAATAACTGGGATTCCATAAATTTTCCTTTTACAATTGTTCCAGCTTCATCCTCCCATTCTGTCACAACATTCTCTATCAAATCTGGTTCAAAACCAATAACTTTCATTACCTGTCCGCCAAACTCCTGTTGCACTTTCTCTCCTTTTTTAAACATAAAATTTAATTTTTAAAAATTACACTATTGATTTGCTATTCGAAATTAAAGGTATATAAGCTTTATTGGAATACTTTATATTATTGTTCTACTTTATTACATTATTACACTTTCAAAAAAAAAAAAAACAAACAACTATATATCAACAACTTAAATCATTAATTCTGTAACATGAGATTGTAATTCTATAACTGGATCTATTATAGTAGAGGTAAATTTGAAAGCCTGAAAAATGATTTGCAGTTTATTGCAACTCAATTTCTAAACTTCTTTTTCAGGTTCTATTTTTAACTATTAACAACTACCTCATATGAAAAATTTTCAGGATGAAAAGCAACGAGATCTGCTGATCAACAAATCAGACGGCACTAATAAGTTTCTGACCACCGATCAGGGTGTCAGAATTAATGACGACAATAATTCTCTTAAAGCAGGAGAAAGAGGTCCTTCTTTACTTGAAGATTTTATTCTTAGAGAAAAAATTACACATTTTGACCACGAAAGAATTCCTGAAAGAATCGTTCACGCAAGGGGATCTGGTGCACATGGATTCTTTGAAGTTACTAATCCAATACCAGAACTAACCAAAGCAGGTTTCCTGCAGGAGAAAGGTCTTAAAACGCCTGTTTTTACAAGATTCTCCACAGTTGCAGGATCTCGAGGATCTACAGATCTGGCACGCGATGTACGTGGATTTTCGGTTAAATTTTACACGCAGGAAGGCATCTATGATCTTGTTGGAAATAATGTTCCTGTTTTCTTTATTCAGGATGCATCAAAATTTCCTGACCTTATTCATGCTGTAAAACCAGAACCACACAATGAAATCCCGCAGGCTGCTTCTGCACATGATACCTTCTGGGACTTTATATCACTAATGCCAGAATCGATGCACATGATCATGTGGGCGATGTCTGACCGTGCTATTCCGAGAAGCTATCGTATGATGGAAGGTTTTGGAGTACATACTTTCAGATTAATCAATGAAGCTGGCGAATCTGTGTTTGTGAAATTTCATTGGAAACCTAAATTAGGAACCCACGCAGTTGCTTGGGATGAAGCACAGAAAATTTCAGGAAAAAATCCCGACTTTCACAGACAGGATCTTTGGGAAGCAATCGAAGCAGGAAACTTCCCAGAATGGGACTTAGGCGTTCAGATTATTCCATCAGAAGATGAAAATAAATATGAATTTGATCTGCTTGACCCTACTAAACTGGTTCCCGAAGAACTGGTGCCTGTCACTATAATAGGAAGAATGGTTTTGAACAAAAACCCCGATAACTTTTTTGCAGAAACAGAACAGATTGCTTTTCATCCCGGACATGTAGTTCCTGGAATCGATTTTACAAATGATCCTTTACTGCAGGGACGCTTGTTTTCGTACACAGATACACAGCTTTCCAGATTAGGAAGTCCTAATTTTCATGAAATCCCGATTAACCGCAGTGTAGCGCCTGTACATAATAATCAGCGTGACGGACATATGCGCCAGGAAATTAATACCGGACGTGTCAGTTATCATCCTAATTCTCTTGGAGGAGGCTGTCCTTATCAGGCAAAAATTGCAGAAGGAGGATTTGCTAGTTTTAATGAACGCATCGATGCGCATAAAATAAGAGAAAGAAGTGAAAGTTTTAACGATCATTTCGGACAGGCAAAATTATTTTTCAACAGCCAGACCCCTGCAGAAAAAAGCCATATTGTTAAAGCACTTCGTTTTGAACTGGGAAAAGTCGAAACCACAGCCATAAGACTGAGAATGCTTGGGCTTTTATCACAAGTTGACCAAGAACTGGCCGAAAAAGTAGCCATTGGACTTGGGGCAACGGTTCCTCCTGTTTTAGAAAAACCGCTGAATCACGGTGTATCTCCTGAAAATGAAAACGGAAAACAGGAATCAACCACAATGGAGCAGTCTGTAAAATCATCTGATGCATTAAGCATGCTGAAAAATCCAGTTAATTCGCCAACGATTGCCTCGAGAAAAGTCGCTATCATTTGTGCCGACGGAGTTTCTGAAGCTGCAGTATCTAACATGAAAAAAGCATTGCTTCAGGATGATGCTAAAGGCTGTATTGTGGCACCGCATCTCGGAGCTGTAATTTCAGATACTGATGGGGAAATTCACGTAGATTTCAGCTTTCTTACCGCATCATCGGTGTTGTTTGATGCTGTTTATATACCAGATGGACTTGGTCTGACTGTTCTGGCGGAAAGTGATGAAGTAAATGAATTTTTAAACGATGCTTACAAACACTGCAAAGTAATTGGAGCTGACGGAAAAGCTGTTTCTTTATTAAGTGCTGCAAATTTTGCTTCTAAAATCACAAATGATGATCAAGGGCTTATTGTTAGTAAAGAAGCTGCACGTGAAAAATTTGCAAAAGACTTTATACAAGCAATGGGAAAACATAGATTTTGGGAACGCGAACCAAATCTGTACAATTAAAACTAAATTAAAGAACTATGAAAAATTCAGAAAAACCAAATCATACAAAAAGGGCAGACAAAACTCCCAAAAATGGAATTGTACAGCCTGCAGCTGATGCTGCCGCAGAATTAAAAGCTTTATTTGTTGACAGCCTTAAAGACATATATTGGGCAGAAAATGCCTTGGTTGGTGCGCTTCCTAAAATGCAGCATAATGCAACAGATGCAAGTCTTGCTTCAGCTATAAAAGAACATCATGCCGTAACACAAAATCAGGTTAAAAGAATAGAAAAGGTTTTTGAACTGATTGGTGAAAAGGCAGAGGGAAAAAAATGCGAGGCTATGGCAGGATTACTTAAAGAAGGAGACAGTATTCTGGAAGAAACACAGCCTGGAGCAGTTCGTGACGCAGGAATTATTGCAGCTTCACAAAAAATCGAGCATTACGAAATAGCGACCTATGGAACGCTTGTGGCATTTGCTAAAACGCTGGGAGAAAACGACGCTGCAAAATTGCTGACTCAGACACTTGCTGAAGAAAAGGAAGCAGACTGTTTACTTAATGATATCGCATTAAACACTGTAAATATTGTAGCTGCAGAATAAAAGCTACATTATTTAAAAATCATAAACAAACATTTTATTACGATTGTTTTCGAAATATAACGAGATTTTTAACTGAGTCCAAAACGGGAAAACTAAACCAAATATACGAAGATAATGAAAGATAGCGTCTACCTGCAGTACGCCAATTTCTTTAAATCGTTCCATAAAGTTTATCGTAATTTGTCCCGTAGAGGTCACTCAGCCAGATGGCGCCAATTGTTTTCAATTGGCGCCATTTTTTTATTTATACTAATAAATACGCTGACTTTGAATCATTTTGCTTTTATTTACTTTCTTTAAAATAAGGCTAAAACAAAGATTCAACTGCCTTATAGTATATATTGTTTTGAAAAACAAAACAAATAGTTGATTTATGATTCGATAACTTAACAGGATTCGAACACAAATTTGTGAAAATGAAATTTCATTTTAAAATGATTTAATATTTCATAATTATTTGAATTTAACGTTCTCATTTTTCCAAACACAATTGTTTCCAGAATGAAACAAAATAAATTATTTATTCCCTTTT
This portion of the Flavobacterium gelatinilyticum genome encodes:
- a CDS encoding ferritin-like domain-containing protein yields the protein MKNSEKPNHTKRADKTPKNGIVQPAADAAAELKALFVDSLKDIYWAENALVGALPKMQHNATDASLASAIKEHHAVTQNQVKRIEKVFELIGEKAEGKKCEAMAGLLKEGDSILEETQPGAVRDAGIIAASQKIEHYEIATYGTLVAFAKTLGENDAAKLLTQTLAEEKEADCLLNDIALNTVNIVAAE
- a CDS encoding STAS domain-containing protein, yielding MERIPILKMGDFLLVTIQVDLYDQLAENLESDLINTINKHNSKGVLIDISAVSIIDSFMGRILGNIAVMSKIMDAQTVVVGMQPAVAITLVELGLSLNGVISALNVEKGMDLLRAKMYNGDNEEQTYDDSNE
- a CDS encoding anti-sigma regulatory factor, giving the protein MTTATNKEELLIVKEQDVVPLRNRVKEYGVKIGMSILNQTKLITATSELVRNLLKYGGGGKVIIESVTNGRDLGVRVTFIDKGPGIKDITLAMQDGYSTGKSLGLGLPGTKRLVNEFDIQTQLGNGTTVTIIKWKNG
- a CDS encoding DUF6766 family protein encodes the protein MKKFLRNNGLSICFFLLFIASFAGQILFGFAEHNKDLLEDGAPQITLFSYFSTGHFIESTFENWESEFLQMALLVVLTIFLQQKGSSESKDLDKQEEVDREPSDKRKNVPWPVKKGGWILAVYKHSLSIALFLLFFISMASHFYGSLKDENEQLALKGLPLETASAYIGDSRFWFESFQNWQSEFLSVFAIVIFSIYLRQIGSSQSKPVDAPHMQTGE
- a CDS encoding STAS domain-containing protein, translated to MQNNLLASLKEHQNKLLTTWSELLQASGSTDGATEEEESKEFAALLLDVLQHSNGNTDSDEFEKVHDLLIGISSSRGRRGFSPRENAQYLIAFKESASRILSEIESDSSKLYSANLELGKLLDNMTILTFESYMKGREDVISRQIDEISEISTPVIRVWDGVVALPIIGTLDSSRTQVVMENLLQQIVDTGSSIAILDISGVPAVDSLVAQHLIKTVSATRLMGAECIISGIRPEIAQTVVHLGIDLTGIITKASLASALQTAFEMLQLTVVKRK
- a CDS encoding catalase; its protein translation is MKNFQDEKQRDLLINKSDGTNKFLTTDQGVRINDDNNSLKAGERGPSLLEDFILREKITHFDHERIPERIVHARGSGAHGFFEVTNPIPELTKAGFLQEKGLKTPVFTRFSTVAGSRGSTDLARDVRGFSVKFYTQEGIYDLVGNNVPVFFIQDASKFPDLIHAVKPEPHNEIPQAASAHDTFWDFISLMPESMHMIMWAMSDRAIPRSYRMMEGFGVHTFRLINEAGESVFVKFHWKPKLGTHAVAWDEAQKISGKNPDFHRQDLWEAIEAGNFPEWDLGVQIIPSEDENKYEFDLLDPTKLVPEELVPVTIIGRMVLNKNPDNFFAETEQIAFHPGHVVPGIDFTNDPLLQGRLFSYTDTQLSRLGSPNFHEIPINRSVAPVHNNQRDGHMRQEINTGRVSYHPNSLGGGCPYQAKIAEGGFASFNERIDAHKIRERSESFNDHFGQAKLFFNSQTPAEKSHIVKALRFELGKVETTAIRLRMLGLLSQVDQELAEKVAIGLGATVPPVLEKPLNHGVSPENENGKQESTTMEQSVKSSDALSMLKNPVNSPTIASRKVAIICADGVSEAAVSNMKKALLQDDAKGCIVAPHLGAVISDTDGEIHVDFSFLTASSVLFDAVYIPDGLGLTVLAESDEVNEFLNDAYKHCKVIGADGKAVSLLSAANFASKITNDDQGLIVSKEAAREKFAKDFIQAMGKHRFWEREPNLYN
- a CDS encoding sensor histidine kinase, whose protein sequence is MKEIVKINLDNEMDLILAHKRSMKIAEMCGMPLSSQTRFSTAVSEVARCSIANGKNSVLVLGINIIRASHKEILAVLTDKVDLKKCNPEAYKYAAKISGNIEYHYADNKSVTTLSHQVPSPGLLSDAKINTLVDYFKYEPPISAYDEIRKKNIELVALSEKLGESENRYRTLVDTIPVLICIVNDRNIVLLANNAFEIYLKLPFHSFDKKSLGAFIHHDDVQLIIEGWSNVKKNKRDFSADIRIKKEDIYIWHNVSIMPNKSEDGSIGSWLIYFVNNNAQKMIVETLKDNSELRKIQLELESANSKLKFKNKELEQFAFITSHDLQEPLRKIMIMISRAAEHLTEQQKTLYYFDKITLAAGRLSNLISDVLNYSRVNNHDKFTAEIDLNDVATQTLDDLSLIIEEKKAVINLSPLPVVNGIDTQLRQLFYNLINNALKFNAAQPAVNISSRIISAQSNTAFDVQAPSGNFHVISIQDNGIGMDSEYSGRIFDMFQRLHQRDQYSGNGIGLALCKRIIENHNGTINFTSIPGQGTTFWIYLPKN
- a CDS encoding SpoIIE family protein phosphatase, giving the protein MDNTFSVYKIDDRSLIAFIKREIHNLALQLGFKPHRAAETDIIIAELTSNLIKYAGGGDLLYRAHNHGSCNEIEIYCLDKGTGIDNISKIMKDGYSTSSTLGHGIGAIKRLSNDFQIYSMRGWGTVQYIKICDKPDVSIPNSTTKLDMSALSVNYPGERVCGDGYHIKYTRKGFQIFVGDGLGHGANAHEAVEQAIRSFKQCTENDPVAVLRYVHEHVKKSRGLVATIAAVDYETESWNICGIGNINTRIYNGLDNKTYTPYNGIIGHNIPRTLNSTVVPYQKHQIIIMHSDGLRTRWNLSELNSIIKQSPAIIASALYKDNVRGTDDATILVGKII